The Arachis ipaensis cultivar K30076 unplaced genomic scaffold, Araip1.1 Aipa545, whole genome shotgun sequence DNA window TTAATTATAaatacaattaaattaaattatttataaaaattgatTATAAATATAATCATAAATTACGCTGTATTTTTATACAAAAAGCTAATCTTTGTATCCATGTCTTATGGTTGATTTTTATATATGAAGTCAAATACCCATTCATATACATCGCATACCTTCCTCCTATAACATCCAACTAGCAGTGAAAGGAACATTCACATAAAACTTCCAATCTTATAATAAACCACTCAAGTCTCTCAGAACGTAACTTGTTTATTATTTTTGCTGCAGTACTTTTTTCAACGTCAAAAGAAGCATACATCACCAAACATAGTTATAAACTTATAATAAAATGTAACTGAAAAAGAATAATATTATTAGTTCCAAGTAGCGAATCAAAACCAGGGAACAGTGGAACAAAAAAGtcataacaaataataaaatcaagTTGNAAGAAGGACCATCAAAGTTTCCAACATGAAGATAACTTTTCATGTAATGTATGCCATTCTAGTTTTTTCATCAACACTTGCACAAATTTCAGCACAGAAAGAAGCAGAATCACTGGTGAGATGGATGAAAAGTTTGAACTCTCCCATGTTGTCTTCATGGAACATCACAAATAACAAGACAAGTCCATGCAACTGGAAAGGAATCAAGTGTAACAATGGTGGAAGTGTTGTTGAGATAAAGCTTCCAAATTCAGGCCTTGATGGAACCCTCAACAGGTTtgatttctcttcttttcctaATCTCACTACACTCAATCTCACCATGAACAACCTTGTTGGAAAAATCCCATCTGAGATAGGAAATTTAACAAAATTGCAAGTTCTTGATCTTAGTAGCAACAATTTCACATATCAAATGCCACCAAAAATAGGTAACCTCTTAGAGCTACAAGTTCTAATCCTATCAAACAATTCACTGTTGCAACAAATTCCATATCAACTTAGCAATCTACAGAATTTAAGAATTCTTGAACTAGGTGGTAACTATTTAAGCAATCCTGACCCAAAATTCAAGGGCATGACATCCCTAACAGACCTTAACCTCACATATAATTCTCTCACAGAATTTCCACCATTTGTTCTTAAATGTCCAAAGCTTGTGTCTCTTGTTCTTTCAGTGAATACTATTGGGAAAGTTCCAATTCAATTGTTCAACAGTCTCAAGAACCTAACAACCCTTGACCTTACACAAATCCAATTAGAGGGTCCAATTCCAACAGATATTAAGAATCTTTCAAAGCTTAAACACCTTGGTCTTGGACTCAACCAGCTAAATGGTACAATTCCAAAGGAGATAGGTCTATTATCATCACTTGAGATTCTTGAACTGCATGAAAATTCCTTCCAAGGACCAATACCATCCACAATTGGAAATCTCACAATGCTTCAGAGACTTGATCTTCACAGCTCAGGGATAAATTCTAGCATCCCAGATGAAATAGGCTTCTGCACAAACCTTACTTTTATCGATATGTCGGGAAATAACCTCACAGGTTCCTTACCTCTTTCAATGGCTTCACTAACAAGAATCAAAGAGATGGGAATATCTGCTAACTATCTATCTGGAGAACTTCATCCGTCTCTTCTTTCCAATTGGACAGAAATCAGTTCCTTGCAACTCCAAATGAATTATTTGTCAGGAAAACTTCATCCTGAGCTTGGTTTGCTTCAAAATCTTACTCTCTTGTACCTATACTCGAACCGGTTTTCTGGACCAATTCCACCAGAAATTGGAAACTTATCAAGCATAGAAGATCTTGAACTTTCCGACAACAATTTCAATGGTTCTATACCATCAACCATTGGAAAGTTGCAGAGCCTCACCCAGCTAACACTGGCCACAAACCAACTCAGTGGAATCCTTCCTCCTGAAATAGGTGATTTGGAAAGTCTTCAATCCCTTGACCTGAGTGGAAACAACCTTGCAGGGTCTTTGCCATCATCAATAGTTCGTTTGGAAAACCTCAATCTCCTTTATCTTCACAACAACAATTTCTCAGGAAGCATTCCACAAGATTTTGCACCTTCTTTCTTAACCAATTTGACCTTTTCCAACAATAGTTTCTCCGGGAAGCTACCTTCGGGAGTATGCAGGGGAGGGAACCTTATCTACTTAGCTGCCAATCAGAACAATCTAGAAGGTCCAATCCCAGAAAGCCTGAGAAACTGCACTGGACTAATCAGAGTTCGTCTTGAGAAGAACTCTCTTAGTGGAGATATCACGAATGCATTCGGCATATACCCGAATCTGAACTTCATTGATTTAGGACAAAATCAGCTTACTGGTTCATTGACAAATAACTGGGGAGAGTGCAAAAGTCTCTCAAGCTTTAGCATATCTTCCAATAAGATTCAAGGGAACATCCCTCCTGAGCTTGGAAGTTTGCCAAAGCTGCAAAGTCTTGATCTCTCAAACAACAATCTAACAGGAAGCATCCCAGTGAAGCTCTTCAGTCCATCTTCCCAGCTGCTTAAACTAAACATGAGCAACAATAATCTCTCGGGTCAGTTACCGACCAGCATTGGAGCACTTTCACAGCTGCAATTTCTGGATTTATCAGCAAACAGTATGAGAGGGTCAATTCCAAAAGAACTCGGAAACTGCAGAAAGCTTATATCACTGAAGCTGAGTATGAACCAGTTAGATGGCAATATGCCGATTGAGCTTGGGAATTTAGTGGAGTTGCAGCCTCTGTTGGATCTCAGCCATAACTCACTAAGTGGACAGATAATCACACAGCTAGGAAATCTGATAGCCTTGGAAATTTTGAACCTTTCCCATAATCAGCTTTCTGGGACAGTTCCTTCTGCTTTGGAAGGACTAATAAGCCTTCAGTCAGTGGATATTTCTTATAACAAACTTGTAGGTCCCCTCCCGGACCTAGCCGCTTTTCAAAATGCTTCGTCCGAAGCTCTAGCCGGCAATGCAGGTTTGTGTGCTGGTATTGCTAGCAATAGCAAAGCAAATTTGAATCCTTGTGTTGGAAGCAAAAGCAGCAAATCAAATAAACATAAGGTGATCATTGCAGTAGTCATTCCACTTGCTGTTCTATTCATTTTATTAGTTTCCCTTGGAGTCTTCACCCTGCTGCGCTACAAGAGAGTCGATCAAGAAGAAGAGGACAAGAGTGAAGATGGAAAGGACTCACTCTTTGTATGGAATCACAGGAGCATAGTAGAGTTTAAGGACATACGCAAGGCGACTGAGAATTTTGGTGACAAGTACTGCATAGGCATAGGAGGACAGGGCAGTGTATACAAAGCAGTGCTTCCAACAGGTGACATCTTCGCAGTGAAGTGTCTCCACCAAATTGAGGATATAGACTTCTCCGGACACCAGACAAAGAATTTCATGTCTGAAGTTCATGCCTTAACCAATATTCGCCACCGAAACATTGTAACAATGTGTGGTTTTAGTTACTCAGACGGGTCTATATTTTTCATATATGAGCATGTGGAGAGAGGATCTTTGCAGAAGCTGTTGCAGGATGACGAGGAGGCGAAGATGTTGACCTGGAATATCAGGCTGCAGATAATAAAAGGACTTGCAAATGCATTGTCTTACTTGCACCATGATTGCAAGCCCAGCATTGTTCACAGAGACATAACAGGGAACAATATTCTCTTGGACATTGATTATGAGCCTAAACTATCTGATTTTGGGACAGCAAGGTTGCTGAAAGAAGAAGAATCAAATTGGACAGCTCCTGCCGGATCATACGGCTATATAGCACCAGGTAACTTGTTCAAAATTTAGTCCATAATTTCCATTTTTCTACCATGTATTAAAGTAACATTATCATagcttttaaatatttaattttcataatttgtttctACTAATATGTTGTGGCCCTTTTAATGTTCTTGCAGAGCTTGCATTTACCATGAAAGTGACCGAAAAATGTGATGTATATAGTTTCGGAATTGTTGCACTAGAGATTTTGGCAGGGAAGTACCCTCATGAACTACTTTCGTGTCTAGAATCTGGGGGATTTGATCAACACCTTGTGGATTTTTTAGATAAGAGAATTGATCCTCCAACAAGAAATTCTGTTCAACTCCTGGTATTGGTGGCAAGGATGATTCTAAAATGTGTTGATAAAGATCCTATGGCAAGACCCACCATGCACCAAGTATGCCAAGAGTTTTCTTCATCTTCTGATTACTCATCCTCTAACCCGTTGAGTATGATCAAATTGAAAAATTTAATAGACATGTAATAAAAAACATTGTTCAACTCTCTTTTTCCTAAGTGCTGGTTTGTATAGAGTAACCTCtgtctttttattattatctttccTTTTGCATTGTATAACTGATTTATTCAATAGTGTATAGTTACAAGACAATTTATGGTGCAACCAAAATACTGCAAAAATAAGAATAaacacaaaataagaaattttttaattgaagttgatttttaaaatcagtTTGCTGTGAGCTGACCTACTTACCTAGCCAACAATATCTCTTTGGTAATGAATATGTGAAACTTTATGGCCAAAAATGAATACAAGAGAATGTTTTTGGTGGGGAAAGAATAATCTAGTCCTTTACAGACcaagtaaaaatatttttaatgtgtGCCTTAGATTGAATCTGTATATAAATTATCCATGATGTTACATGTGACTCAGGCTCAATTTGGGaaaataacttaattaagctacttttaaaaaaataacttaactaataaatgactatattaaaagtaacttataaataagttattttgtgtttgaatttttagttttaaaagtgtttattttataaaaatgtgataaaaaNtaaaagtaacttataaataagttattttgtgtttgaatttttagttttaaaagtgtttattttataaaaatgtgataaaaagtaatagtattatgagagaagtcattttttttaacttctctataagctcctaaatagcttcttaaaaagttacaatttagttttgaaaattgtatcagacattaatactactacttttcacaagtcaaaagctcaaaaaaattacttttaaaatttcCCAAAGGATCCTCAATACTTATTCTAATTACAAACTGGTACATTACGGTCTGGTTAGATCGATAACATGATgactagtttaattttttttttttaaagaaggtGTTAATATTTGGTTTAGTGGGTTGAGTGACAGTTGGACTTTAAAAAACTTTAATAATCTAAAAGTAATTTATTTGTTTTGGGCCAAAAAAAgagctataataataataatgataaattATAATAGNNNNNNNNNNNNNNNNNNNNNNNNNNNNNNNNNNNNNNNNNNNNNNNNNNNNNNNNNNNNNNNNNNNNNNNNNNNNNNNNNNNNNNNNNNNNNNNNNNNNNNNNNNNNNNNNNNNNNNNNNNNNNNNNNNNNNNNNNNNNNNNNNNNNNNNNNNNNNNNNNNNNNNNNNNNNNNNNNNNNNNNNNNNNNNNNNNNNNNNNNNNNNNNNNNNNNNNNNNNNNNNNNNNNNNNNNNNNNNNNNNNNNNNNNNNNNNNNNNNNNNNNNNNNNNNNNNNNNNNNNNNNNNNNNNNNNNNNNNNNNNNNNNNNNNNNNNNNNNNNNNNNNNNNNNNNNNNNNNNNNNNNNNNNNNNNNNNNNNNNNNNNNNNNNNNNNNNNNNNNNNNNNNNNNNNNNNNNNNNNNNNNNNNNNNNNNNNNNNNNNNNNNNNNNNNNNNNNNNNNNNNNNNNNNNNNNNNNNNNNNNNNNNNNNNNNNNNNNNNNNNNNNNNNNNNNNNNNNNNNNNNNNNNNNNNNNNNNNNNNNNNNNNNNNNNNNNNNNNNNNNNNNNNNNNNNNNNNNNNNNNNNNNNNNNNNNNNNNNNNNNNNNNNNNNNNNNNNNNNNNNNNNNNNNNNNNNNNNNNNNNNNNNNNNNNNNNNNNNNNNNNNNNNNNNNNNNNNNNNNNNNNNNNNNNNNNNNNNNNNNNNNNNNNNNNNNNNNNNNNNNNNNNNNNNNNNNNNNNNNNNNNNNNNNNNNNNNNNNNNNNNNNNNNNNNNNNNNNNNNNNNNNNNNNNNNNNNNNNNNNNNNNNNNNNNNNNNNNNNNNNNNNNNNNNNNNNNNNNNNNNNNNNNNNNNNNNNNNNNNNNNNNNNNNNNNNNNNNNNNNNNNNNNNNNNNNNNNNNNNNNNNNNNNNNNNNNNNNNNNNNNNNNNNNNNNNNNNNNNNNNNNNNNNNNNNNNNNNNNNNNNNNNNNNNNNNNNNNNNNNNNNNNNNNNNNNNNNNNNNNNNNNNNNNNNNNNNNNNNNNNNNNNNNNNNNNNNNNNNNNNNNNNNNNNNNNNNNNNNNNNNNNNNNNNNNNNNNNNNNNNNNNNNNNNNNNNNNNNNNNNNNNNNNNNNNNNNNNNNNNNNNNNNNNNNNNNNNNNNNNNNNNNNNNNNNNNNNNNNNNNNNNNNNNNNNNNNNNNNNNNNNNNNNNNNNNNNNNNNNNNNNNNNNNNNNNNNNNNNNNNNNNNNNNNNNNNNNNNNNNNNNNNNNNNNNNNNNNNNNNNNNNNNNNNNNNNNNNNNNNNNNNNNNNNNNNNNNNNNNNNNNNNNNNNNNNNNNNNNNNNNNNNNNNNNNNNNNNNNNNNNNNNNNNNNNNNNNNNNNNNNNNNNNNNNNNNNNNNNNNNNNNNNNNNNNNNNNNNNNNNNNNNNNNNNNNNNNNNNNNNNNNNNNNNNNNNNNNNNNNNNNNNNNNNNNNNNNNNNNNNNNNNNNNNNNNNNNNNNNNNNNNNNNNNNNNNNNNNNNNNNNNNNNNNNNNNNNNNNNNNNNNNNNNNNNNNNNNNNNNNNNNNNNNNNNNNNNNNNNNNNNNNNNNNNNNNNNNNNNNNNNNNNNNNNNNNNNNNNNNNNNNNNNNNNNNNNNNNNNNNNNNNNNNNNNNNNNNNNNNNNNNNNNNNNNNNNNNNNNNNNNNNNNNNNNNNNNNNNNNNNNNNNNNNNNNNNNNNNNNNNNNNNNNNNNNNNNNNNNNNNNNNNNNNNNNNNNNNNNNNNNNNNNNNNNNNNNNNNNNNNNNNNNNNNNNNNNNNNNNNNNNNNNNNNNNNNNNNNNNNNNNNNNNNNNNNNNNNNNNNNNNNNNNNNNNNNNNNNNNNNNNNNNNNNNNNNNNNNNNNNNNNNNNNNNNNNNNNNNNNNNNNNNNNNNNNNNNNNNNNNNNNNNNNNNNNNNNNNNNNNNNNNNNNNNNNNNNNNNNNNNNNNNNNNNNNNNNNNNNNNNNNNNNNNNNNNNNNNNNNNNNNNNNNNNNNNNNNNNNNNNNNNNNNNNNNNNNNNNNNNNNNNNNNNNNNNNNNNNNNNNNNNNNNNNNNNNNNNNNNNNNNNNNNNNNNNNNNNNNNNNNNNNNNNNNNNNNNNNNNNNNNNNNNNNNNNNNNNNNNNNNNNNNNNNNNNNNNNNNNNNNNNNNNNNNNNNNNNNNNNNNNNNNNNNNNNNNNNNNNNNNNNNNNNNNNNNNNNNNNNNNNNNNNNNNNNNNNNNNNNNNNNNNNNNNNNNNNNNNNNNNNNNNNNNNNNNNNNNNNNNNNNNNNNNNNNNNNNNNNNNNNNNNNNNNNNNNNNNNNNNNNNNNNNNNNNNNNNNNNNNNNNNNNNNNNNNNNNNNNNNNNNNNNNNNNNNNNNNNNNNNNNNNNNNNNNNNNNNNNNNNNNNNNNNNNNNNNNNNNNNNNNNNNNNNNNNNNNNNNNNNNNNNNNNNNNNNNNNNNNNNNNNNNNNNNNNNNNNNNNNNNNNNNNNNNNNNNNNNNNNNNNNNNNNNNNNNNNNNNNNNNNNNNNNNNNNNNNNNNNNNNNNNNNNNNNNNNNNNNNNNNNNNNNNNNNNNNNNNNNNNNNNNNNNNNNNNNNNNNNNNNNNNNNNNNNNNNNNNNNNNNNNNNNNNNNNNNNNNNNNNNNNNNNNNNNNNNNNNNNNNNNNNNNNNNNNNNNNNNNNNNNNNNNNNNNNNNNNNNNNNNNNNNNNNNNNNNNNNNNNNNNNNNNNNNNNNNNNNNNNNNNNNNNNNNNNNNNNNNNNNNNNNNNNNNNNNNNNNNNNNNNNNNNNNNNNNNNNNNNNNNNNNNNNNNNNNNNNNNNNNNNNNNNNNNNNNNNNNNNNNNNNNNNNNNNNNNNNNNNNNNNNNNNNNNNNNNNNNNNNNNNNNNNNNNNNNNNNNNNNNNNNNNNNNNNNNNNNNNNNNNNNNNNNNNNNNNNNNNNNNNNNNNNNNNNNNNNNNNNNNNNNNNNNNNNNNNNNNNNNNNNNNNNNNNNNNNNNNNNNNNNNNNNNNNNNNNNNNNNNNNNNNNNNNNNNNNNNNNNNNNNNNNNNNNNNNNNNNNNNNNNNNNNNNNNNNNNNNNNNNNNNNNNNNNNNNNNNNNNNNNNNNNNNNNNNNNNNNNNNNNNNNNNNNNNNNNNNNNNNNNNNNNNNNNNNNNNNNNNNNNNNNNNNNNNNNNNNNNNNNNNNNNNNNNNNNNNNNNNNNNNNNNNNNNNNNNNNNNNNNNNNNNNNNNNNNNNNNNNNNNNNNNNNNNNNNNNNNNNNNNNNNNNNNNNNNNNNNNNNNNNNNNNNNNNNNNNNNNNNNNNNNNNNNNNNNNNNNNNNNNNNNNNNNNNNNNNNNNNNNNNNNNNNNNNNNNNNNNNNNNNNNNNNNNNNNNNNNNNNNNNNNNNNNNNNNNNNNNNNNNNNNNNNNNNNNNNNNNNNNNNNNNNNNNNNNNNNNNNNNNNNNNNNNNNNNNNNNNNNNNNNNNNNNNNNNNNNNNNNNNNNNNNNNNNNNNNNNNNNNNNNNNNNNNNNNNNNNNNNNNNNNNNNNNNNNNNNNNNNNNNNNNNNNNNNNNNNNNNNNNNNNNNNNNNNNNNNNNNNNNNNNNNNNNNNNNNNNNNNNNNNNNNNNNNNNNNNNNNNNNNNNNNNNNNNNNNNNNNNNNNNNNNNNNNNNNNNNNNNNNNNNNNNNNNNNNNNNNNNNNNNNNNNNNNNNNNNNNNNNNNNNNNNNN harbors:
- the LOC107624648 gene encoding MDIS1-interacting receptor like kinase 2-like isoform X1, with translation MKITFHVMYAILVFSSTLAQISAQKEAESLVRWMKSLNSPMLSSWNITNNKTSPCNWKGIKCNNGGSVVEIKLPNSGLDGTLNRFDFSSFPNLTTLNLTMNNLVGKIPSEIGNLTKLQVLDLSSNNFTYQMPPKIGNLLELQVLILSNNSLLQQIPYQLSNLQNLRILELGGNYLSNPDPKFKGMTSLTDLNLTYNSLTEFPPFVLKCPKLVSLVLSVNTIGKVPIQLFNSLKNLTTLDLTQIQLEGPIPTDIKNLSKLKHLGLGLNQLNGTIPKEIGLLSSLEILELHENSFQGPIPSTIGNLTMLQRLDLHSSGINSSIPDEIGFCTNLTFIDMSGNNLTGSLPLSMASLTRIKEMGISANYLSGELHPSLLSNWTEISSLQLQMNYLSGKLHPELGLLQNLTLLYLYSNRFSGPIPPEIGNLSSIEDLELSDNNFNGSIPSTIGKLQSLTQLTLATNQLSGILPPEIGDLESLQSLDLSGNNLAGSLPSSIVRLENLNLLYLHNNNFSGSIPQDFAPSFLTNLTFSNNSFSGKLPSGVCRGGNLIYLAANQNNLEGPIPESLRNCTGLIRVRLEKNSLSGDITNAFGIYPNLNFIDLGQNQLTGSLTNNWGECKSLSSFSISSNKIQGNIPPELGSLPKLQSLDLSNNNLTGSIPVKLFSPSSQLLKLNMSNNNLSGQLPTSIGALSQLQFLDLSANSMRGSIPKELGNCRKLISLKLSMNQLDGNMPIELGNLVELQPLLDLSHNSLSGQIITQLGNLIALEILNLSHNQLSGTVPSALEGLISLQSVDISYNKLVGPLPDLAAFQNASSEALAGNAGLCAGIASNSKANLNPCVGSKSSKSNKHKVIIAVVIPLAVLFILLVSLGVFTLLRYKRVDQEEEDKSEDGKDSLFVWNHRSIVEFKDIRKATENFGDKYCIGIGGQGSVYKAVLPTGDIFAVKCLHQIEDIDFSGHQTKNFMSEVHALTNIRHRNIVTMCGFSYSDGSIFFIYEHVERGSLQKLLQDDEEAKMLTWNIRLQIIKGLANALSYLHHDCKPSIVHRDITGNNILLDIDYEPKLSDFGTARLLKEEESNWTAPAGSYGYIAPELAFTMKVTEKCDVYSFGIVALEILAGKYPHELLSCLESGGFDQHLVDFLDKRIDPPTRNSVQLLVLVARMILKCVDKDPMARPTMHQVCQEFSSSSDYSSSNPLSMIKLKNLIDM
- the LOC107624648 gene encoding MDIS1-interacting receptor like kinase 2-like isoform X2 → MEPSTVNTIGKVPIQLFNSLKNLTTLDLTQIQLEGPIPTDIKNLSKLKHLGLGLNQLNGTIPKEIGLLSSLEILELHENSFQGPIPSTIGNLTMLQRLDLHSSGINSSIPDEIGFCTNLTFIDMSGNNLTGSLPLSMASLTRIKEMGISANYLSGELHPSLLSNWTEISSLQLQMNYLSGKLHPELGLLQNLTLLYLYSNRFSGPIPPEIGNLSSIEDLELSDNNFNGSIPSTIGKLQSLTQLTLATNQLSGILPPEIGDLESLQSLDLSGNNLAGSLPSSIVRLENLNLLYLHNNNFSGSIPQDFAPSFLTNLTFSNNSFSGKLPSGVCRGGNLIYLAANQNNLEGPIPESLRNCTGLIRVRLEKNSLSGDITNAFGIYPNLNFIDLGQNQLTGSLTNNWGECKSLSSFSISSNKIQGNIPPELGSLPKLQSLDLSNNNLTGSIPVKLFSPSSQLLKLNMSNNNLSGQLPTSIGALSQLQFLDLSANSMRGSIPKELGNCRKLISLKLSMNQLDGNMPIELGNLVELQPLLDLSHNSLSGQIITQLGNLIALEILNLSHNQLSGTVPSALEGLISLQSVDISYNKLVGPLPDLAAFQNASSEALAGNAGLCAGIASNSKANLNPCVGSKSSKSNKHKVIIAVVIPLAVLFILLVSLGVFTLLRYKRVDQEEEDKSEDGKDSLFVWNHRSIVEFKDIRKATENFGDKYCIGIGGQGSVYKAVLPTGDIFAVKCLHQIEDIDFSGHQTKNFMSEVHALTNIRHRNIVTMCGFSYSDGSIFFIYEHVERGSLQKLLQDDEEAKMLTWNIRLQIIKGLANALSYLHHDCKPSIVHRDITGNNILLDIDYEPKLSDFGTARLLKEEESNWTAPAGSYGYIAPELAFTMKVTEKCDVYSFGIVALEILAGKYPHELLSCLESGGFDQHLVDFLDKRIDPPTRNSVQLLVLVARMILKCVDKDPMARPTMHQVCQEFSSSSDYSSSNPLSMIKLKNLIDM